One Neisseria sp. Marseille-Q5346 genomic region harbors:
- a CDS encoding ArsC family reductase, with protein MIKLYGIPNCDTVKKARNWLAENGIEFEFVDFKKNAPTADLIDGWLNQAALEILLNKRGTTWRKLDKDAQESAATKEGAIALMVENPSIIKRPVLVKEGQVHVGFSVEAYQEIFG; from the coding sequence ATGATAAAACTATACGGTATTCCCAATTGCGATACGGTTAAAAAAGCGCGTAACTGGTTGGCGGAAAATGGCATCGAGTTTGAATTTGTAGATTTTAAGAAAAACGCCCCGACTGCTGATTTGATTGATGGCTGGCTGAATCAGGCGGCTTTGGAAATTTTGCTCAATAAAAGAGGCACGACTTGGCGCAAGCTGGATAAAGATGCACAGGAATCTGCCGCCACAAAAGAAGGTGCGATTGCTTTGATGGTGGAGAATCCCAGCATCATCAAGCGGCCTGTGTTGGTCAAAGAAGGGCAGGTTCATGTCGGATTTTCA